One genomic window of Oncorhynchus kisutch isolate 150728-3 linkage group LG24, Okis_V2, whole genome shotgun sequence includes the following:
- the LOC109869293 gene encoding NEDD8-activating enzyme E1 catalytic subunit isoform X2 produces the protein MADAEEPMAVDGGHGDSGDWDGRWNHVKKFLERPGPFTHPDFEPSIESLGFLLETCKILVIGAGGLGCELLKNLALSGFRHIHVVDMDTIDISNLNRQFLFRPNDVGRPKADVAADFVNNRIPGCKVVPHFNKIQDFDESFYRQFHIIVCGLDSIIARRWMNGMLISLLSYNDGVLDPSSIIPLIDGGTEGFKGNARVILPGMTACIDCTLALYPPQINFPMCTIASMPRLPEHCVEYVRMLQWPKDEPFGEGVGLDGDNPEHIQWVFQRAHERAADYNITGVTYRLTQGVVKRIIPAVASTNAVIAAACSTEVFKMASSAYIPLNNYLVFNDVDGLYTYTFEAERKENCSACSQVPQDLQFPPSAKLQEVLEYLTENASLQMKSPAITATLEGKNKTLYLQTVASIEERTRPNLCKTLKELGLSDGQELAVADITTPQTVLFKLKLTS, from the exons ATGGCGGATGCTGAGGAGCC AATGGCTGTAGATGGAGGACATGGAGATAGTGGAGACTGGGATGGCCGATGGAACCATGTGAAGAAGTTCCTGGAAAGACCCGGCCCATTCACTCATCCTGACTTTGAGCCAAGCATTGAG TCCCTTGGATTCTTATTGGAGACATGCAAAATCCTGGTCATTGGAGCTGGAGGACTTGGATGTGAGCTGCTCAAAAATCTG GCTCTTTCAGGTTTTCGTCACATTCATGTTGTTGACATGGATACCATCGATATCTCCAACCTCAACAGGCAGTTCCTTTTCAG GCCCAACGATGTTGGCCGGCCAAAAGCAGATGTGGCTGCTGACTTTGTCAATAATCGCATCCCTGGATGTAAAGTTGTCCC ACACTTCAACAAAATACAAGACTTTGATGAATCTTTCTATAGAC AATTCCACATTATTGTTTGTGGATTAGATTCGATCATCGCCAGGCGTTGGATGAATGGCATGCTG ATATCCCTTCTGAGCTACAATGATGGTGTTCTGGACCCCAGTTCCATCATCCCCCTCATTGACGGTGGGACGGAGGGTTTCAAAGGCAATGCTCGGGTCATTCTGCCTGGCATGACCGCGTGCATCGACTGCACTCTGGCGCTTTACCCACCACAG ATTAATTTCCCCATGTGCACCATTGCGTCTATGCCGCGGTTGCCAGAGCACTGCGTTGAGTATGTCAGAATGCTACAGTGGCCCAAAGACGAGCCTTTTGGAG AGGGTGTTGGTTTGGATGGGGATAACCCTGAGCACATTCAGTGGGTGTTCCAGAGGGCCCATGAGAGAGCTGCTGACTACAACATCACAGGAGTCACATACAGACTAACACAAG GTGTCGTGAAGAGGATCATCCCTGCTGTCGCGTCAACTAATGCTGTAATAGCTG CTGCCTGCTCCACTGAAGTTTTTAAAATGGCTTCAAG CGCTTATATTCCACTGAATAATTATCTGGTATTTAATGATGTGGACGGACTGTACACCTACACATTCGAGGCAGAGCGAAAG GAGAACTGCTCAGCTTGTAGCCAGGTGCCCCAGGATCTACAGTTCCCACCCTCTGCCAAGCTACAGGAGGTCCTGGAGTACCTGACTGAGAACGCCTCCCT ACAAATGAAGTCCCCAGCCATCACAGCAACCCTGGAAGGGAAAAATAAGACACTATATCTACAGACTGTAGCTTCAATTGAAGAAAGAACTAGACCCAACCTTTGCAAAACCTTGAAAG AACTGGGATTGTCTGATGGACAGGAACTAGCAGTGGCAGATATCACCACACCTCAGACTGTCCTCTTCAAGCTGAAACTCACCTCTTAA
- the LOC109869293 gene encoding NEDD8-activating enzyme E1 catalytic subunit isoform X1 — translation MADAEEPEKKRRKIEELTEKMAVDGGHGDSGDWDGRWNHVKKFLERPGPFTHPDFEPSIESLGFLLETCKILVIGAGGLGCELLKNLALSGFRHIHVVDMDTIDISNLNRQFLFRPNDVGRPKADVAADFVNNRIPGCKVVPHFNKIQDFDESFYRQFHIIVCGLDSIIARRWMNGMLISLLSYNDGVLDPSSIIPLIDGGTEGFKGNARVILPGMTACIDCTLALYPPQINFPMCTIASMPRLPEHCVEYVRMLQWPKDEPFGEGVGLDGDNPEHIQWVFQRAHERAADYNITGVTYRLTQGVVKRIIPAVASTNAVIAAACSTEVFKMASSAYIPLNNYLVFNDVDGLYTYTFEAERKENCSACSQVPQDLQFPPSAKLQEVLEYLTENASLQMKSPAITATLEGKNKTLYLQTVASIEERTRPNLCKTLKELGLSDGQELAVADITTPQTVLFKLKLTS, via the exons ATGGCGGATGCTGAGGAGCC GGAGAAGAAAAGAAGGAAAATAGAGGAGCTGACTGAGAA AATGGCTGTAGATGGAGGACATGGAGATAGTGGAGACTGGGATGGCCGATGGAACCATGTGAAGAAGTTCCTGGAAAGACCCGGCCCATTCACTCATCCTGACTTTGAGCCAAGCATTGAG TCCCTTGGATTCTTATTGGAGACATGCAAAATCCTGGTCATTGGAGCTGGAGGACTTGGATGTGAGCTGCTCAAAAATCTG GCTCTTTCAGGTTTTCGTCACATTCATGTTGTTGACATGGATACCATCGATATCTCCAACCTCAACAGGCAGTTCCTTTTCAG GCCCAACGATGTTGGCCGGCCAAAAGCAGATGTGGCTGCTGACTTTGTCAATAATCGCATCCCTGGATGTAAAGTTGTCCC ACACTTCAACAAAATACAAGACTTTGATGAATCTTTCTATAGAC AATTCCACATTATTGTTTGTGGATTAGATTCGATCATCGCCAGGCGTTGGATGAATGGCATGCTG ATATCCCTTCTGAGCTACAATGATGGTGTTCTGGACCCCAGTTCCATCATCCCCCTCATTGACGGTGGGACGGAGGGTTTCAAAGGCAATGCTCGGGTCATTCTGCCTGGCATGACCGCGTGCATCGACTGCACTCTGGCGCTTTACCCACCACAG ATTAATTTCCCCATGTGCACCATTGCGTCTATGCCGCGGTTGCCAGAGCACTGCGTTGAGTATGTCAGAATGCTACAGTGGCCCAAAGACGAGCCTTTTGGAG AGGGTGTTGGTTTGGATGGGGATAACCCTGAGCACATTCAGTGGGTGTTCCAGAGGGCCCATGAGAGAGCTGCTGACTACAACATCACAGGAGTCACATACAGACTAACACAAG GTGTCGTGAAGAGGATCATCCCTGCTGTCGCGTCAACTAATGCTGTAATAGCTG CTGCCTGCTCCACTGAAGTTTTTAAAATGGCTTCAAG CGCTTATATTCCACTGAATAATTATCTGGTATTTAATGATGTGGACGGACTGTACACCTACACATTCGAGGCAGAGCGAAAG GAGAACTGCTCAGCTTGTAGCCAGGTGCCCCAGGATCTACAGTTCCCACCCTCTGCCAAGCTACAGGAGGTCCTGGAGTACCTGACTGAGAACGCCTCCCT ACAAATGAAGTCCCCAGCCATCACAGCAACCCTGGAAGGGAAAAATAAGACACTATATCTACAGACTGTAGCTTCAATTGAAGAAAGAACTAGACCCAACCTTTGCAAAACCTTGAAAG AACTGGGATTGTCTGATGGACAGGAACTAGCAGTGGCAGATATCACCACACCTCAGACTGTCCTCTTCAAGCTGAAACTCACCTCTTAA
- the LOC109869475 gene encoding PRA1 family protein 3, whose product MARMELAPLRPWDDFFPGADRFAKPDFADLAKWNNRVISNLLYYQTNYFAVAVVVFLVVGFLNPLGMFLGGAVVSLVFMVSVWAGENKNFIKNFKKKNPTLFVIAVMGTSYFLLSLCGGVMVFIFGITFPLLLILVHASLRLRNMKNRLENKIEGVGMKKSPMGIILDLLDQQEEKINKIQDFLESKLNKE is encoded by the exons ATGGCAAGAATGGAGCTTGCACCGCTCAGACCATGGGACGACTTCTTCCCAGGAGCTGATCGTTTTGCTAAACCCGATTTCGCAGATTTAGCTAAATGGAACAACCGGGTGATCAGCAACTTGTTATACTATCAGACCAATTACTTCGCAGTGGCTGTCGTGGTTTTCCTGGTCGTGGG ATTTCTGAACCCTCTTGGGATGTTTCTGGGTGGGGCAGTGGTTTCTCTGGTCTTCATGGTTTCGGTGTGGGCAGGAGAGAACAAGAAtttcatcaagaacttcaagaagaAAAACCCCACCCTGTTTGTCATTGCTGTCATGGGAACGAGCTACTTCCTGCTGTCACTATGTGGTGGAGTGATGGTCTTCATCTTTGGAATTACTTTTCCCTTGTTGT TGATCCTGGTCCATGCGTCTCTGAGGCTGCGCAACATGAAGAACAGGCTGGAGAATAAGATCGAGGGAGTGGGCATGAAGAAGTCCCCAATGGGCATCATCCTGGATCTACTAGACCAACAGGAGGAGAAGATCAACAAGATCCAGGACTTCCTGGAGTCTAAGCTAAACaaggagtga